In Fusarium fujikuroi IMI 58289 draft genome, chromosome FFUJ_chr02, the genomic stretch AAGATGTCGCATCCGGATCGTGTTGCGCAGCTATCGCATCTCCAGCTCCGCGTTGCAGCCATCTATGCTGTTCAGAATGAGGACCTGCAACGACAAAAGaaggcaagaagctcaagacaaGCGCCACCGACAAATCGAGGAGTCCAAGAGGCAATCCTCCGTGCAGAAGCAGCGGGCTAGGCAGCGTCGTCAGCAAGTGGTGGAGCAGAaccatcagcagcaacaacaacagcagcagcagcaattgCATCAACAcattcagcaacagcaactccCTCAACAAACCACTCAGGCCCAAGTACAACAAGCCCAAGCACAGGCGCAGGCACAAGCGCAGGCCCAGGCCCAGGCTCAAGCGCAGGCTCAAGCCATGATGCAATCACAGCTGTATCTCCCGCAGAACCCACAGGCCCCAATCGCGGTGCCAACGATGGACATGCCGCAGTTTCAGCACTACGTGGCTCCAAATAATAAGAGGATGCGTGGGCGGACTTCTCAAGGCGGACAACAAGCTCAATAGCAAGGGGAATACGGCGTTTGGGAGGCTTTGTAAAACGACCAGCATCGTAGACTGATCATTTGTGTAGTTTTGTTTTTGGTTGTCGGGAACTTTTTAAAGATAGACTGGCCTGGACGGATTTAGTTATGTGGGAACGCGTGCCAAAATTGTtagcaagcaagaaaacacaggacctgGATGATGTcgggtgtcaaaataaactcagtaaaatATATCCTGAACGtagtaaagatatcctaaatttatgtaaCTTTACCTGAGTgttttgtcatttaggatcacGGTCCTGAGCTTTCATCCTTCCGTCGTTAACGGATTTATGTGGGGGCGCGTGCCAAAATTGTTAGCACCTTGGGGATTTAGGAAGAACGGGCCTGGCCCCTAGAACGAGAAACCATCGACCTTTTATAGGGATGGATGCCAAAATTAACTCCATAAAGCAGCCACCTATCCTCATATCAAACCTTTTTTGTCACCTGCCTTAGGCACTGCAGCTCCTCACCGCCAAAATTTCTAAAGATTTTGCCAAAAATCTGCCCCACCATCCCGCTTCTGAAAATATCCAGCCTTTGTGAAGCATCAAGATACTAAATAAACCAAAATGGCGACGATTGTACCCCCGCCGTCGAAACGgcaaaagagagaagagcttgagcgCTCTCATATCCAGCAAAATGTCACAGCGCTTGCTTCTGGGCCTGCTGGTTCGTTCAAGGCGAGGTTCttggatggagatggaaagCAGATGGCAGATGTGATTGAGGTTCCTCTTGCCGATGCTTCAGAAAAGAACCTGTCTCTTCTTTTGAATACGTTACTCGCTAGGGTTTGTCGCATGATGCGTGTTGCTGAGCTTTGCTGACTTGCCCAGGAAAAAGAGGAATTTCTCCCGTATCGATTCCGAATTCACATCCCAGATACTGATATCATCGTGGACCAATACCCTACCGAtctcctccagcttctccgCAACCATGGCATTGAGAACCCCTTTGAAACGACTGTCACACTTAGCGCCGAGCCACAGGCTGTCTTCAAGGTCCAGCCTGTAACGCGCATGTCCCATAAGATCCCCGGCCATGGTGAAGCAATTCTCGCAGCTCAATTCAGCCCCAAGAACAGTAATCGACTAGCGACAGGTTCTGGAGATAAGACAGCGCGGATATGGGATACCGATACCGGAACACCAAAGTACACACTCTCCGGTCATGGTGGATGGGTGTTGGCAGTTGCTTGGTCCCCCGATGGCGCCCGTCTCGCTACTGGAAGTATGGATAAGTCTGTTCGACTCTGGGACCCCGAAACTGGGAAAGCCGTTGGAAACCCCTGGACGGGTCATTCAAAGTGGGTGACCAATATCTGCTGGGAGCCTTATCATCTCTGGAGAGACGGTACACCTCGGTTAGCAAGTGCAAGCAAAGATGCAACAGTCCGGATATGGGTTGTCAACACAGGAAAGACCGAGCATGTCCTATCCGGCCACAAGAGCAGTGTAAGCTGCGTGCGCTGGGGAGGCGAGGGTCTCGTATACAGCGCCAGTCACGACAAGACGGTGCGAGTATGGAATGCTGAGAAGGGAACTCTTGTGCACACCTTGTCGTCTCACGTCCACTGGGTGAACCATCTTGCGCTCTCAACGGATTTTGTTCTGAGGACTGGATTCTACGACCACACGCCTGTTCCTGATACCGAGGAGGGAAAGAGAAGCAAGGCGAAGGAGAGATTTGAGAAGGCTGCCAAGTTCCAGGGGAGAATCGCTGAGCGGGTGGTTACTGCTAGTGACGATTTCACTATGTATCTCTGGGATCCGGCGCAGAGCACAAAGCCCGTTGCACGTATGTTGGGCCATCAAAAGCAAGTGAATCATGTCACTTTCTCCCCTGATGGATCTCTCATTGCCAGTGCAGGCTGGGATAACCACACCAAGATCTGGAGTGCAAGGTAAGCCACCCAATTTTCATTCACATTCGATATACTAACGATCACAGGGATGGCAAATTTATCAACACCCTCCGCGGCCACGTAGCTCCCGTCTACCAATGCGCCTTCTCAGCAGACTCCCGCCTTCTCGTCACAGCATCAAAGGACACGACACTCAAGGTGTGGTCAATGGCCTCTCACAAACTCGCCGTGGATCTGCCCGGCCACCAGGACGAAGTGTACGCAGTGGACTGGGCACCAGATGGAAAGAGGGTTGGCAGCGGTGGTAAAGATAAGGCCGTTCGGCTTTGGCGGAATTAGAACCCCGAAAATGGTGTTTGTTACTGTTACAAGTCAAGATACCCCTGAAGTGAATGGTTCACAAGTTTGCTGTGCCGTGCATGTTTCACTGGATGAGTAGAAAACGTGCTTGGCTTATCTTTAGAATGAGATCTATAGGTGCGTACGTGGCGCTCAGCACGGGAGACTTCCGAATCTCACGCACTACTGTGAATCTCGTTGCTTTTGTCAAGCAGGGCCTCGTAACAGATCATGCATGCACGGGAGTTGAAGAGAGCTTCTAGACTGTGATCCAAGATGCAGTCCCACCAGGAACTGGACACCCTCGATTGAGATGCGGCTTTTCACGACAGTCAAGTTGATAGGTCCGCTTGTATGCAGATGGGCCTCTTTTCACCTGATGCTACTATAGTTCTGTTGGAAACACGTATGAAGACTAGATGAGCTGGTAATGAAGAGAGGGGTTGAAGTGAAGCTCGCGATATGTTGGAACTGTCTAGAAAGTGGTGTTGGTTCTGTGGGGTAAAGCGACCCATGTCCAAGCTAAATCTACTTTATCCCGAATTCCCGAAGCAAAGTCCACAGCTAAACTGGGAAGCGAAATATCTAGAATTATCTTTGAAGTTGGCTCTAACATCTCATCTCGATCACGTAGAAAGCCTCATACTGCATGTCTTCGAATCAGGCTTGGATGCCCAGCCCTCCCTGTCGGATCATATCGGACCCGGATCGGCGTTGCATATCCAAGTGATGATGTTTCCTTTTTTCTCAAGTTAAGCACCTTGCAAACCTACAGCCTGCCATCGACACCACGAGGTTTCCCCGCTGATCGTGAGTGGATGATATGACCCCGGAAAGCATCGGGCAGCGAGCAGCCCAAAGAGATGCGGGGAGATCAGGAAATGGCTAACAGCAGCAACTAAGTAGTATGTATATTACTCACTCAGGTGATTTGAGGGTAGTGTACTGTACTCAT encodes the following:
- a CDS encoding probable WD40-repeat protein (notchless protein): MATIVPPPSKRQKREELERSHIQQNVTALASGPAGSFKARFLDGDGKQMADVIEVPLADASEKNLSLLLNTLLAREKEEFLPYRFRIHIPDTDIIVDQYPTDLLQLLRNHGIENPFETTVTLSAEPQAVFKVQPVTRMSHKIPGHGEAILAAQFSPKNSNRLATGSGDKTARIWDTDTGTPKYTLSGHGGWVLAVAWSPDGARLATGSMDKSVRLWDPETGKAVGNPWTGHSKWVTNICWEPYHLWRDGTPRLASASKDATVRIWVVNTGKTEHVLSGHKSSVSCVRWGGEGLVYSASHDKTVRVWNAEKGTLVHTLSSHVHWVNHLALSTDFVLRTGFYDHTPVPDTEEGKRSKAKERFEKAAKFQGRIAERVVTASDDFTMYLWDPAQSTKPVARMLGHQKQVNHVTFSPDGSLIASAGWDNHTKIWSARDGKFINTLRGHVAPVYQCAFSADSRLLVTASKDTTLKVWSMASHKLAVDLPGHQDEVYAVDWAPDGKRVGSGGKDKAVRLWRN